One window of Acropora palmata chromosome 1, jaAcrPala1.3, whole genome shotgun sequence genomic DNA carries:
- the LOC141892372 gene encoding uncharacterized protein LOC141892372 encodes MAAKFIVLIVHLWSISFFCFLKSEEVTTKNYLDDFLKWFEDHGGRCRCKFTEAKDKTLTAISDRKIVDKESILMVPQSIVVNFTVIESSMIGPTLEQLSLTDNQIVKVQDYIQQQAFHLLQMAVFVLYSTHTRNEQWLPYFNVLLKYDCDALWMWSENELKEVQDENLAKRAIEWKELISTVADKIIPKLNNFGLFTGNDLDSETLVKTVCAVQKGSVNVTSDSGHPVRTLVPGLNMFTYQPSVSGMWWTNGGALQYAYVNSTVEKGNTIYFNMNPSGDSVQTLFEYGVFNATGSKFFTPLPKLNSRMRRRLAAMLKLKTRIKYCDKFTFKAAGLPHFRVQALSEENVNELVRVGSNAEKLFELKKIFNSPSLHTQSNAFYSCKDEVVALNLLSLHLRDEMAGRSTGMPQDEDILLQGIPKRQRMAVEFRLRYKRLVTNYLDITSARAIETKRECLSRKRDEL; translated from the exons ATGGCAGCAAAGTTTATTGTATTAATCGTTCACCTTTGGTCTataagtttcttttgttttctaaaaagCGAAGAAGTTACCACGAAGAACTACTTGGATGATTTCCTAAAATGGTTTGAAGATCACGGGGGAAGATGTCGCTGTAAATTCACGGAGGCGAAAGACAAGACGTTGACTGCCATCTCAGATAGAAAGATTGTGGACAAAGAATCCATTCTGATGGTTCCACAGTCTATTGTTGTAAACTTTACAGTTATTGAAAG CTCAATGATAGGGCCAACTCTTGAGCAGTTATCCCTCACTGATAATCAGATCGTAAAAGTGCAAGATTACATACAACAACAGGCCTTTCACTTGTTGCAGATGGCAGTCTTTGTTCTTTATTCAACACACACCAGAAATGAGCAATGGCTTCCTTACTTCAATGTTCTTCTGAAATATGACTGTGATGCACTTTGGATGTGGAGTGAAAATGAACTGAAAGAGGTGCAAGATGAAAACTTGGCAAAGAGAGCTATTGAGTGGAAGGAATTAATCTCCACAGTTGCTGATAAGATTATTCCTAAACTGAATAACTTTGGTTTGTTTACAGGCAATGATCTTGATTCAGAGACCTTG GTGAAAACAGTTTGTGCAGTTCAAAAAGGCAGTGTGAATGTCACAAGTGATTCAGGACACCCTGTCAGGACACTGGTGCCT GGCCTTAACATGTTCACTTATCAGCCCAGTGTTAGTGGAATGTGGTGGACTAATGGAGGTGCATTGCAGTACGCATATGTAAACAGTACTGTGGAAAAAGGAAATACAATCTACTTCAATATGAATCCATCAGGGGATAGTGTTCAAACTTTGTTTGAATATGGTGTATTTAATGCAACAGGAAGTAAATTCTTTACTCCTCTGCCAAAGCTAAACAGTAGAATGCGAAGGAGATTAGCTGCAATGCTCAAACTCAAAACGAGAATTAAATACTGTGATAAGTTCACCTTTAAGGCAGCTGGTCTTCCACACTTCAGAGTACAAGCTCTTTCAGAGGAGAATGTCAATGAATTAGTACGAGTAGGAAGCAATgctgaaaaattatttgaactAAAGAAAATATTCAACAGTCCTTCACTTCACACACAAAGCAATGCTTTCTACTCCTGTAAAGATGAAGTTGTAGCATTAAACTTGCTGTCATTACACTTACGAGATGAGATGGCAGGAAGAAGCACTGGGATGCCACAAGATGAAGATATCTTGTTGCAAGGGATCCCTAAAAGGCAACGAATGGCAGTTGAGTTTAGACTTAGGTATAAAAGACTTGTTACAAATTATCTGGATATAACTAGTGCACGAGCAATAGAAACCAAGAGGGAATGCTTGTCACGAAAAAGGGATGAACTTTAA